The proteins below come from a single Chryseobacterium bernardetii genomic window:
- a CDS encoding FkbM family methyltransferase yields MSLYQKIAEKLQYISPDFYKKRYFKTLNNLNKDNFSERNVEPELVWIKEYLPKNAVILDIGANVGTFLYQLEDKLDHEHIYAFEPNKKLYTRLKRLFPHMRVLPLALSDENTIAEFKVPVINGKTIASRGTLNTAYKEKGEEKSYTEKVKVIKLDEWAALEHFNRLDFIKIDVEGNEIKTLSGAKETIRQFMPTLMVEMEQRHHQTPIWNEISEVQSWGYEVKYLNRNSFTLEILTEDILLQNTNDEKNKTQYINNIIFIPKNP; encoded by the coding sequence ATGTCTTTATACCAAAAAATTGCAGAAAAACTACAATATATAAGTCCGGATTTTTATAAGAAAAGATATTTTAAGACCTTAAACAATCTTAATAAAGATAATTTTTCGGAGCGCAATGTAGAACCGGAACTGGTATGGATCAAAGAATACCTTCCAAAGAATGCTGTAATACTGGATATTGGTGCCAATGTAGGAACTTTCCTGTATCAGTTGGAAGATAAGCTGGATCATGAACATATTTATGCTTTTGAGCCCAACAAAAAGCTTTATACCAGACTGAAAAGGTTATTTCCCCACATGCGTGTGCTTCCTCTGGCGCTTTCTGATGAAAATACAATTGCGGAATTCAAAGTTCCCGTTATTAATGGAAAAACCATTGCTTCGCGTGGTACCTTAAATACGGCCTACAAAGAAAAAGGCGAAGAGAAAAGCTATACTGAGAAAGTAAAGGTTATAAAGCTTGACGAATGGGCCGCTTTGGAACATTTTAACAGACTTGATTTTATCAAGATTGATGTTGAAGGCAATGAAATAAAGACTCTTTCGGGAGCTAAGGAAACCATCAGACAGTTTATGCCTACCTTAATGGTTGAGATGGAACAAAGGCATCACCAAACACCTATATGGAATGAAATTTCTGAAGTGCAAAGCTGGGGATATGAAGTAAAATACCTGAACAGGAACAGCTTCACTCTGGAAATCCTTACAGAAGACATTCTTTTACAAAATACAAACGACGAAAAAAATAAAACTCAGTATATCAACAATATTATTTTTATACCTAAAAACCCTTAA
- a CDS encoding GSCFA domain-containing protein — protein MKFRTEVDISKSEKKIEIEDRIFSIGSCFASEMTELLKDGQLQTLNNPFGTIFNPFSINNAVKRLHDSEFYTEDELIIYNEEYISLDHHTSFDTRYIHQTLDKINEAIESGNAFLQEADWIIITYGSSFIYEFLPKQKLVANCHKIPQKFFEKRLLSHQELTGSIYNTILELKDICKEGVQILFSVSPVRHTKDGMVENQLSKSKLITAIHESISLFEDCHYLPVYEILMDDLRDYRFYKEDMIHPSTQAVNYIFDKFGDSYFSDETKEFIKENFKIMRALEHRTNDVKDPKFIEFREKLDQRIENQRKKVKHTIFK, from the coding sequence ATGAAGTTCAGAACAGAAGTTGATATATCGAAATCGGAGAAAAAAATAGAAATTGAAGACCGGATATTTTCAATCGGATCCTGTTTTGCCTCAGAAATGACAGAATTATTGAAAGACGGACAGCTTCAAACTCTCAATAATCCCTTTGGAACAATATTTAATCCGTTTTCCATCAACAATGCGGTAAAAAGACTTCATGATTCGGAGTTTTATACAGAAGATGAGTTGATTATCTATAATGAAGAATATATTTCTTTAGATCACCACACCAGTTTTGATACAAGATATATTCATCAGACATTAGACAAGATTAATGAGGCTATTGAATCAGGAAATGCTTTCCTTCAGGAGGCCGACTGGATCATTATTACCTACGGATCCTCCTTTATTTATGAGTTTCTTCCAAAGCAAAAACTGGTAGCAAACTGTCATAAAATTCCACAGAAATTCTTTGAGAAGAGATTATTATCACACCAGGAGCTTACAGGCTCTATATACAATACCATTCTGGAACTAAAAGATATATGTAAGGAAGGAGTTCAGATTTTATTTTCTGTTTCTCCGGTGAGGCATACCAAAGATGGAATGGTTGAAAACCAGTTGAGTAAATCTAAGTTAATTACAGCTATTCATGAATCTATTTCTTTATTTGAAGACTGCCATTATTTGCCGGTTTATGAGATTTTGATGGATGACCTCAGAGATTACCGCTTCTACAAAGAAGATATGATACACCCAAGTACTCAGGCTGTTAATTATATTTTTGATAAGTTTGGGGATTCATATTTTTCAGATGAGACCAAGGAATTTATCAAGGAAAACTTTAAGATTATGAGAGCTTTGGAACACAGAACTAATGATGTAAAAGATCCTAAATTTATAGAGTTCAGAGAAAAATTGGATCAAAGAATAGAAAATCAACGGAAAAAAGTAAAGCATACCATTTTCAAATGA
- a CDS encoding DUF47 domain-containing protein, with protein sequence MGIGNIFHAFQPKDKIFFVLFEKVTENLVAMSEEFNAGIKDFDLNDDSMLKKMSDFEHKNDELTHEIFVELGKNFITPFDREDIHTLATGLDDIADYIYASTKYIFLYKSPEMKAYSDFSLLIHKACLEIQNAMKNLKGFKNMEQVKEACIKVNSIENIADDLLSNSMVDLFETNDAINIIKVSSVLNYLEIVTDKAEDVANTIENIMIKYA encoded by the coding sequence ATGGGAATTGGTAATATTTTCCACGCTTTTCAACCAAAAGATAAAATCTTCTTTGTACTTTTTGAGAAGGTAACTGAAAACCTAGTTGCAATGTCTGAAGAATTCAACGCTGGAATTAAGGATTTCGATCTTAATGACGATTCAATGCTGAAAAAAATGAGTGACTTCGAGCATAAGAATGACGAGCTTACTCACGAAATCTTCGTAGAACTGGGGAAAAATTTCATTACTCCTTTTGACCGTGAAGATATTCACACATTGGCAACAGGATTAGATGATATCGCTGACTATATCTATGCTTCTACAAAATATATCTTCTTATACAAATCTCCTGAGATGAAAGCTTATTCAGATTTCTCTCTGCTGATCCACAAAGCATGTCTTGAAATACAGAATGCCATGAAAAACCTTAAAGGGTTCAAGAATATGGAGCAGGTGAAAGAAGCTTGTATTAAAGTAAACTCTATTGAAAATATTGCAGATGACCTGCTTTCTAACTCAATGGTAGATTTATTTGAAACGAATGATGCAATTAACATTATTAAAGTTTCATCGGTATTGAACTATCTTGAAATCGTAACAGATAAAGCAGAAGATGTTGCCAATACAATTGAGAACATCATGATTAAATACGCCTAA
- a CDS encoding glycosyltransferase: MRFLIIIPAHNEEQNLSFTLDSLQQQSGKDFKVVVVNDGSTDSTPDVIRKYTETDSRFETINLQKSEHQPGSKVVHAFKNGLQTQSVDEFDIICKFDADIILPENYLETVEKAFVNNPGYGLVGGLLYVEKEGNWIYEGNSNKHHVRGPMKAYRKECFVQIGGLRETLGWDNIDSILLEHLGWKEVVLPELHVKLIKVKGADYTIRPADYYGRYFYFLGLSRFLAYIAASKEAMKSKSPSFFFDIVKAYEGCKSKKLELKITQEEQRAVNDQRWRMLKKKWLKM, encoded by the coding sequence GTGAGGTTTTTAATTATTATTCCTGCCCACAATGAAGAGCAGAACCTCTCATTTACTCTGGATTCTTTACAGCAGCAAAGTGGTAAGGATTTTAAAGTAGTGGTCGTTAATGATGGCTCTACAGACAGTACTCCTGATGTGATCAGGAAATATACAGAGACAGACTCCCGTTTTGAAACCATTAATCTCCAGAAATCAGAACACCAACCCGGTTCAAAAGTGGTTCATGCCTTTAAAAATGGCCTGCAGACACAATCTGTAGATGAGTTTGATATTATCTGTAAATTTGATGCTGATATCATTCTCCCCGAAAACTATCTGGAGACGGTAGAAAAAGCTTTTGTCAATAATCCAGGATATGGATTGGTAGGTGGCTTGCTGTATGTAGAGAAAGAAGGGAATTGGATATATGAGGGGAATTCCAATAAACACCATGTAAGAGGACCTATGAAAGCCTACAGGAAAGAATGTTTTGTTCAGATAGGAGGTTTAAGAGAAACATTAGGCTGGGATAATATCGATTCTATTTTATTGGAGCATCTTGGCTGGAAAGAAGTGGTCTTGCCTGAGCTTCATGTAAAACTAATCAAAGTAAAAGGAGCAGATTATACCATAAGGCCAGCCGATTATTACGGACGTTATTTCTATTTTTTAGGATTAAGCAGATTTCTGGCCTATATTGCAGCCTCAAAGGAAGCGATGAAAAGTAAGTCTCCATCATTTTTCTTTGATATTGTGAAGGCTTATGAAGGCTGTAAGTCTAAAAAGCTGGAGCTTAAAATCACACAAGAAGAACAAAGAGCAGTCAATGATCAGCGTTGGAGAATGCTGAAGAAAAAGTGGCTGAAAATGTGA
- a CDS encoding inorganic phosphate transporter — translation MEFPILLVVIIALALIFDYINGFHDAANSIATIVSTKVLTPFQAVLWAALWNFAAFFIAAYIIGEFKIGNTIAKTVNENFITLEVIFSGLVAAIAWNLLTWWFGIPSSSSHTLIGGFLGAALMHAFMMDYHDVAAAQPGLGFWGTAKEALSQVTHQSVVKFDKVIPIFLFIFMAPIIGMVISVIITLIIIHLYKRSNPHKADQSFKRLQLASSALFSLGHGLNDAQKVMGIIGAAVIYYHVNMLQDVQYLNIPSAERFDYFAQHYIWVPLVSFIAIALGTMSGGWKIIKTMGTKITKVTSLEGVSAETAGAITLFITDHFGIPVSTTHTITGSIIGVGLTKRVSAVRWGITVSLLWAWVLTIPISALVAGITYLIVTFFS, via the coding sequence ATGGAATTTCCGATTTTACTTGTAGTTATTATTGCGTTGGCGTTAATTTTTGATTATATCAATGGTTTCCATGATGCAGCCAACTCGATTGCAACTATCGTATCTACAAAAGTTTTAACTCCATTCCAGGCTGTACTTTGGGCGGCACTTTGGAACTTTGCAGCGTTCTTTATTGCTGCTTACATTATTGGAGAATTCAAAATTGGTAATACAATTGCCAAAACAGTTAATGAGAACTTTATCACGCTTGAAGTTATATTTTCCGGTTTGGTGGCAGCCATTGCCTGGAATCTTTTGACATGGTGGTTTGGAATTCCTTCCTCATCATCACACACCCTGATTGGAGGGTTCCTGGGGGCAGCATTAATGCATGCTTTTATGATGGACTACCATGATGTGGCAGCAGCACAGCCAGGACTTGGGTTCTGGGGTACGGCTAAAGAAGCCTTAAGTCAGGTAACACACCAGAGTGTTGTAAAGTTTGATAAAGTAATTCCTATTTTCCTGTTCATTTTCATGGCACCAATCATAGGGATGGTTATTTCTGTTATCATTACACTGATAATTATACACCTTTATAAAAGATCAAACCCGCACAAAGCAGACCAGTCTTTCAAAAGACTTCAGTTAGCTTCTTCAGCTTTATTCAGCTTAGGACACGGTTTGAATGATGCTCAGAAAGTAATGGGGATCATTGGAGCTGCAGTAATTTATTATCACGTAAATATGCTTCAGGATGTACAATATTTGAATATTCCTTCTGCGGAACGTTTTGACTACTTTGCACAGCATTATATCTGGGTACCTTTGGTTTCCTTTATTGCCATTGCATTAGGAACAATGAGTGGTGGTTGGAAGATTATCAAAACAATGGGAACCAAGATCACTAAAGTAACTTCATTAGAAGGGGTAAGTGCAGAAACTGCAGGAGCAATTACTTTATTCATCACAGATCACTTTGGTATCCCTGTATCTACAACACACACCATTACAGGTTCTATCATTGGGGTAGGATTAACGAAAAGAGTTTCAGCGGTAAGATGGGGTATTACAGTAAGCTTACTTTGGGCTTGGGTATTAACTATTCCGATTTCAGCTTTAGTAGCTGGTATCACTTATCTTATTGTAACTTTCTTTTCTTAA
- a CDS encoding lipopolysaccharide biosynthesis protein, which produces MSVVARQGFKYSIIGYIGFLLGTVSAIFIFPNDFEFYGKLRYSMQTAEMLVPFVVFGISYANVKFFHSLQKEGKNQNMLSLSFVTVLINFLIFSVVFFVLPYFYPKFIRSEAWKIKGIILPLILVLSLCAIFNKYTSNYKRIVVSNIFDNLFPKIANLGAFCLFFYFSLSQNIALAFFFGIFALMLFGYIYYTNKLEKIHFDISTDYFKKDNFWKEFLNYSFFGFLGTFGNYLAINSFMIGEFMGMEENGIYSVLYALISLISIPQLGLFNISAPIISKHLADGDMEGLDKFHKKTSLTLYFLGAVLFSCIMVGFPYLTQFMPKNGVMLREYEPVVWIWGSAVLIDLATGFNGNIISLSKYYRFNILVMLLLAGLTIGLNFYFIKNTDLKLIGIALSTAISLTIYNVVKILFNYIVFKVSPLTIEMIFISIICTLAITVAIVLPNFDSNFINLIYKPAVVLALIYVGNYFTKIFPIEDYLNAKFIKSIFKFK; this is translated from the coding sequence ATGAGCGTAGTAGCGAGACAAGGCTTCAAATATTCCATTATCGGTTATATAGGTTTTTTGCTGGGCACAGTTTCTGCAATATTCATCTTTCCAAATGACTTCGAATTTTATGGAAAACTGCGCTACAGTATGCAGACTGCAGAAATGCTTGTTCCTTTTGTTGTTTTTGGAATTTCCTATGCCAATGTAAAGTTTTTTCATTCTTTACAGAAAGAGGGTAAAAACCAGAACATGCTTTCATTATCGTTTGTTACTGTCTTAATTAACTTTCTTATATTTTCTGTTGTATTTTTTGTTCTCCCCTACTTCTATCCTAAATTCATCCGTTCGGAAGCCTGGAAAATCAAAGGAATTATCTTACCTCTTATTTTAGTTTTATCCCTTTGTGCAATTTTCAATAAATACACTTCTAATTATAAAAGAATTGTTGTTTCTAATATTTTTGACAACCTGTTTCCGAAAATAGCCAATCTAGGAGCATTCTGCCTCTTTTTTTATTTTTCCCTATCTCAGAATATTGCGTTAGCATTCTTCTTCGGAATATTTGCACTGATGCTTTTCGGATATATTTATTACACCAATAAGCTTGAGAAAATCCATTTTGATATCAGCACAGATTATTTCAAGAAGGATAATTTCTGGAAAGAATTTTTAAACTACAGTTTTTTCGGTTTCCTAGGAACATTTGGAAACTATCTGGCGATCAACAGCTTTATGATCGGAGAATTCATGGGAATGGAAGAAAATGGTATCTATTCTGTGCTGTATGCACTCATTTCCCTGATCTCTATTCCTCAGTTGGGGTTATTCAATATTTCAGCACCTATCATCAGTAAGCACCTTGCTGACGGAGATATGGAAGGACTGGATAAGTTTCACAAAAAAACTTCATTAACTTTATATTTCCTTGGGGCAGTATTATTTTCCTGTATTATGGTAGGGTTTCCTTATCTGACTCAATTTATGCCTAAAAACGGGGTAATGCTCAGAGAATATGAACCGGTTGTATGGATCTGGGGATCTGCCGTTTTAATTGACCTTGCCACAGGATTCAATGGGAACATCATCTCCCTTTCAAAATATTACAGATTTAACATTCTGGTGATGCTTTTATTAGCCGGTTTAACAATTGGGCTGAATTTTTATTTCATCAAAAACACAGACCTGAAACTGATCGGAATTGCTTTATCCACAGCTATTTCACTTACGATTTATAATGTTGTTAAGATTTTATTCAACTACATTGTTTTCAAAGTATCCCCATTAACTATTGAGATGATCTTTATTTCTATCATCTGTACTTTAGCGATTACTGTAGCGATTGTTTTACCTAATTTTGACAGTAACTTTATCAACCTGATCTATAAACCTGCTGTAGTACTGGCACTAATCTATGTCGGAAATTATTTTACAAAGATTTTCCCGATAGAAGACTATCTGAATGCAAAGTTTATCAAGAGTATTTTTAAGTTTAAATAA
- a CDS encoding DEAD/DEAH box helicase, with the protein MNLFTETNLSPDILKAIGELGYESPTEIQKQTIPFILSDIRDLIALAQTGTGKTAAFSLPILDMIDDTSRKIQLLVLCPTRELCLQISKDIKNYSKYMNIKTTAVYGGSSIVEQMRSLKEKPQIIVGTPGRVIDLINRKALDFSAIHWLVLDEADEMLSMGFKDELETILSETPETKQTFLFSATMNKEVERISKNYLTKPHRISVGSINEVKKNITHEYYVVGYRQKKEALKRLIDANPNQYSIIFCRTRMETQEVADFLMQNGYAADALHGDLSQAQRDTVMKKFRLKNIDILVATDVAARGLDVNSLTHVIHFSLPDDPEVFVHRSGRTGRAGKDGISMALIKPEESRKLKQIKSATKIEIHERTIPTGDQIIKAQVGGVFEKLFTEHEDLFEFDDSLIPDLSNFTKEELVHQLLQFQLKDLALYYKDKHDLVEQKLSSRDDDYSRRDRGRDRDRDRGRDRDRGDRRDRDRGGKPRRKDENMVRFFFNLGKKDHLKKLDVLDIINKATAGGKTKKRAEIGDIEILEKFSFFEVEKSFKDNVLSNIQSMKFKGKDMRAEVAN; encoded by the coding sequence ATGAATTTATTTACGGAAACCAATTTAAGTCCTGATATCCTTAAGGCAATTGGCGAACTGGGTTACGAAAGCCCAACAGAAATCCAAAAACAGACTATCCCTTTTATTCTTTCAGATATTCGCGATTTGATCGCACTTGCGCAGACAGGGACAGGCAAAACAGCAGCGTTTTCGCTTCCGATTTTGGATATGATTGACGATACGAGTCGCAAAATCCAATTATTGGTGCTTTGTCCGACACGGGAATTATGTCTTCAGATTTCTAAAGACATAAAGAATTACTCTAAATACATGAACATCAAAACTACTGCAGTTTATGGTGGAAGCAGTATTGTAGAGCAAATGAGATCTTTAAAAGAGAAACCACAGATTATTGTGGGAACGCCAGGTAGGGTAATTGACCTTATCAACAGAAAAGCATTAGACTTTTCTGCGATTCATTGGTTAGTATTAGACGAAGCTGATGAAATGCTTTCTATGGGATTCAAGGATGAATTGGAAACCATTCTAAGCGAAACCCCGGAAACGAAACAAACTTTCTTATTCTCGGCTACGATGAATAAAGAAGTGGAAAGGATTTCCAAAAACTATCTTACAAAACCACACCGTATTTCAGTAGGTTCTATCAATGAAGTGAAGAAGAACATTACCCACGAATACTATGTGGTAGGATACCGTCAGAAAAAAGAAGCATTAAAAAGATTAATTGATGCTAACCCTAACCAGTATTCCATCATTTTCTGCAGAACAAGAATGGAAACTCAGGAGGTTGCAGATTTCTTAATGCAGAACGGTTATGCAGCTGATGCCCTTCACGGAGACCTTTCTCAGGCGCAGAGAGATACGGTTATGAAGAAATTCAGATTGAAAAATATCGATATCCTTGTAGCAACAGACGTTGCAGCAAGAGGATTAGATGTAAACTCTCTTACTCACGTTATCCATTTCTCTTTACCTGATGATCCTGAAGTATTTGTTCACAGAAGCGGAAGAACAGGTAGAGCTGGTAAAGACGGTATTTCAATGGCTTTAATTAAGCCCGAAGAAAGCAGAAAGCTGAAACAGATCAAATCTGCTACTAAAATTGAAATCCACGAAAGAACAATTCCTACAGGAGACCAGATTATTAAGGCTCAGGTTGGAGGTGTTTTTGAAAAACTTTTCACAGAACACGAAGATCTTTTCGAATTTGATGATAGCTTAATCCCGGATCTAAGCAACTTCACAAAAGAAGAATTAGTACATCAGCTGTTACAATTCCAACTGAAAGATCTTGCGTTATATTACAAAGACAAACACGATCTTGTTGAGCAGAAGTTAAGCAGCAGAGATGATGATTACTCAAGAAGAGACCGTGGACGTGATAGAGACAGAGATAGAGGTCGCGACAGAGATAGAGGAGATCGAAGAGACAGAGATCGTGGTGGAAAACCAAGAAGAAAAGATGAAAACATGGTAAGATTCTTCTTCAATCTTGGTAAGAAAGACCATTTAAAGAAACTTGATGTTTTAGATATTATCAATAAGGCTACTGCTGGTGGAAAAACCAAGAAAAGAGCTGAAATCGGAGATATCGAGATTCTTGAGAAATTCTCTTTCTTTGAAGTTGAAAAATCATTCAAAGACAATGTTTTAAGTAACATTCAATCTATGAAATTTAAAGGAAAAGATATGAGAGCTGAAGTAGCTAACTAA
- a CDS encoding DUF2461 domain-containing protein produces the protein MSASISSKTFDFLKKLNKNNNREWFNENKNLYTEAQQNVVSFLDELIKKMSGFDEELAKIDSKKALFRIYRDTRFSKDKSPYKTNFGASLGMGKGNQKGGYYLHMEPGKSFLAGGIYMPESSVLKEVRKEISLYGEDFLKILNQKDFKKHFPELDQDDKLKKVPQGFDKEDPMAEYLKLKNFIVLYHLKDEEVLDKNAVKNMSKIFKLMKPFNDFLNMPFFV, from the coding sequence ATGTCTGCAAGCATTTCTTCCAAGACGTTTGATTTTTTGAAAAAATTAAATAAAAACAACAACCGCGAATGGTTTAATGAGAACAAAAATCTTTACACGGAAGCTCAGCAAAATGTAGTTTCATTTTTAGATGAACTGATTAAAAAAATGTCCGGTTTTGATGAAGAACTTGCAAAAATAGACAGCAAAAAAGCGCTGTTCAGAATTTACAGAGACACCCGTTTCTCTAAAGATAAATCTCCTTATAAAACCAACTTCGGGGCCTCTCTGGGAATGGGAAAAGGAAATCAGAAAGGCGGATACTATCTTCATATGGAACCTGGTAAATCTTTTCTGGCCGGAGGAATCTATATGCCTGAATCTTCGGTATTGAAAGAAGTGCGAAAGGAAATCTCCCTGTATGGTGAAGATTTTCTTAAAATCCTGAATCAAAAAGATTTCAAAAAACATTTTCCGGAGCTTGACCAGGATGATAAACTGAAAAAGGTTCCTCAGGGCTTTGATAAGGAAGATCCTATGGCTGAATATTTAAAACTTAAAAACTTTATTGTCCTGTACCATCTGAAAGACGAAGAGGTACTGGATAAAAATGCAGTGAAGAATATGAGTAAGATTTTTAAGCTGATGAAGCCTTTCAATGATTTTCTGAATATGCCATTCTTTGTGTAG
- a CDS encoding polyprenyl synthetase family protein, which produces MEFLDRYQQIVGDAINKYTFKDKPTELYEPMNYIISHGGKRLRPIMVLMACDLFGGDLKQAIKPALAIEFFHNFTLIHDDIMDEAPLRRNKPTIHTLHGINVGILSGDGLMLKAYKFFEDLEPEIFKACIRIFTHTGLLLCEGQQYDINFETQENVTFDDYIRMITYKTGVLSASSFEIGALIAKADFKDAKAIFNFGKHIGIAFQIMDDYLDVFGDQAQFGKKHAGDIYENKKTVLYLLAREHATDEERKELDYWYSKKTENIDKIYGVEKIFRRTKVDEKALRLIEKHNEIGQSYLQKIDIPDEKKKPFIELANYLLRRES; this is translated from the coding sequence ATGGAATTTTTAGACAGATACCAGCAGATTGTTGGGGACGCCATCAATAAGTACACTTTTAAGGATAAGCCTACAGAGTTATATGAGCCGATGAATTATATTATTTCCCATGGTGGAAAACGTCTTCGTCCCATTATGGTGCTGATGGCCTGTGATCTGTTTGGCGGAGACCTGAAGCAGGCAATAAAACCCGCTTTGGCAATAGAATTTTTCCATAACTTCACCCTGATCCATGATGATATTATGGATGAAGCCCCTTTAAGAAGAAATAAACCTACGATCCACACTTTACACGGTATCAATGTGGGAATTCTTTCCGGAGACGGATTAATGCTTAAAGCATATAAATTCTTTGAAGATCTTGAACCGGAAATTTTCAAAGCTTGTATCAGAATATTTACCCATACAGGACTTCTTTTATGTGAAGGACAGCAATATGATATTAATTTCGAAACACAGGAAAATGTGACTTTTGATGATTATATCAGAATGATTACTTATAAAACAGGAGTATTAAGTGCTTCTTCTTTTGAGATTGGAGCCCTGATTGCAAAAGCGGACTTTAAGGATGCCAAAGCGATCTTCAACTTCGGGAAACATATCGGTATCGCATTCCAGATTATGGATGATTATCTTGATGTATTCGGTGATCAGGCGCAGTTTGGTAAAAAACATGCCGGAGATATCTATGAAAATAAGAAAACAGTTCTGTACCTGCTGGCAAGAGAACATGCCACAGATGAAGAAAGAAAGGAACTGGATTACTGGTATTCTAAAAAAACAGAAAATATTGATAAGATCTACGGAGTTGAAAAGATCTTCAGAAGAACAAAAGTGGATGAAAAAGCACTTCGTCTGATCGAAAAACACAACGAGATCGGGCAGAGCTACCTTCAGAAAATTGATATTCCGGACGAAAAGAAAAAACCATTCATTGAGTTGGCGAACTATCTTTTAAGAAGAGAGAGTTAA